GAATGTTCTTTTGCATATGCGAAATCAGGTTTAGGATCTCACCTAACTCGTCCTGATTTCCCTCGGGAATCCGATTGTTTAGCTTGCCCGAAGCGATGGAACTTGCGGAACTTAAGACCGTAAATACCGGTTCCGATATGGAATTGATAATGAATTTGGAACTGAAAAAACTAATAACGATCAAAACCAAAGAGGAAATCACCAAAGCATAGATCACTTTCAAATTGAAGTTTACTGTATCGGAAGTGATTTTCTCAGCTTCTTTCTTTTCTATGGAAATGAATTCGGAGATTTGGATCTTTAAATCGTTTGCGATGGGGGAGATTCCTCGTACAAAAATAATTCTTTTTTGTTCTCTCATTTCAACGCCGAACGTTGAAAATTGTTCGTTCAGTTGTTTGAATTGGTCAAAGGAAGAATTGAGTTTGGCAAATAACTCCAGATCGGATTTTGATTCGTCGGTCGATTTCAAAGATTCCAGTCCTTTCGAAATGGACTCAAGGGATTTTTTAATTTTCGAATTTTCTTCTTCGTTTACAACTATATCGTCTGTAGCTATTAATCGACTGGCACTGAGTTCGATGGATTGAATGGTTTGGGAGATATTTTCCAGTTTACTTAATTTTTGGAGTTTGTTTTCCACTATGAGCTTCAATGCGCTGGACGAAAGCAGATTGCTCCAAACACCCATAAATGAACATAAGATCAATGATATGGAAAGAAATCCAAAACCTAATACAAGTTTTGTTTTGATCTTCGTGTTGGCTAAGAATGAGATTGCTTTCAATGATATTACTGTTTTTTCAATGTATTGATATAACGAATAAGGCTTTTTAAATCGGAATGGGAAAATTCCTGTCCCCAGGGAGGCATAAAGGAAGATCTTCCTACTGCTTGTCCTCCCTTCGTGATAATTTGGTATTTTTCTTCGTCAGTTAATTTGCTGATTTGCAAATTGGCAGGTTTTACATTCTTACCGTTTGCCAATTTGCCGTTTCCTAAACCTTCCGATCCATGACAAAGTATGCAATATTTTTCAAAGATTTCTTTTCCCTTTGTGAGTTCTAAGTCCTCGACCGAATTGCAACTTTGCATTACTGACGAGGCAGATACCAAAAAGATAACAGATAAAAACCGAAATCCTTTTTCTTTTTGCCTTTCTATCATTTAACAATGATTTCCATCTTCATTTCGGGATGGATCGCACATTGAACCGTAATCGTCCCGGGTTTATCAAAGACGACTTTTTTGGTTTCCCCTTT
The nucleotide sequence above comes from Leptospira kobayashii. Encoded proteins:
- a CDS encoding c-type cytochrome, which gives rise to MIERQKEKGFRFLSVIFLVSASSVMQSCNSVEDLELTKGKEIFEKYCILCHGSEGLGNGKLANGKNVKPANLQISKLTDEEKYQIITKGGQAVGRSSFMPPWGQEFSHSDLKSLIRYINTLKKQ